The sequence ctgcttcccttGGGTACCCAGAAGAAACTTAAATTGGATTATTAAACACAAGTGCTgtttttatcagtcatgcttGGTACTGTTAGAACATAAATCTGTCTATTTTCGATGGGTAAAACCAAGaccaaatcaaaacctttattttaaataagactttttcatttctgttctcAACAATTTTCTCTGCTGTACCAAAACATGATCTTTGAGCTTTCATTAAAGTGCATTTTCTAGTACCTTTCTCTAGGAAGGGAGAAAACTCTGTTCCTGGAAGTGCTTCTATGCCATGAGCATGATCTGGAGGTAGAGAGGCAACAGCAGATTATCAATTTGAGTAGTGTAAGCTTCCaaaagagaaaccaaactcacagATGCCAGAATCCAGGCATAGCTGGAGTTCAGATTCACACTGCTGTCAAAGATCAGAATGAGAGCCACAGCAATGATCTGGGCAAAAATAGCTGACATTGTCCCTTCAAAGGTCTTCTTTGTTCCTGGCCACTTTATTTCCCCCAGTGTACTGccaaaaacagaggcaatggTGTCTCCCACCCCTACTGCCAACACCCCAGAGTAGGGGGCCAGGGCTCCTGCCCCGGGCAAGGTGCCTTTAGGAGCACAAGGTCTGGGAAACAACCACACTGGGAGGGACATGCCAAGGAGGAGGTAAATATGAGTCAAGATTAGAGGTCCACTGTCTCTTTCATCCAAGAAGAGAGAGAGCAAATGCCTCAGGGTTTGTCCAAAAGGTTTGATCCTGAAGTAGCGAACGTACTCTAGGAAGATAAACActgccagacacagcactgcagcaacGTAGAGGAGCTGGCGGTCATAAATGAGTCCAGGAACATAAGTAGCCACAACAATGAAGTGGAAATATTTCCTGGTTACAGTCGAGGCCTGGTGCTTTTTAGATTCAGATGATCTCTTAGCATTCTGGTAGAAAACCACCCCGCATGCTGAGGCAGCCAAGAAAGTCCAATACACGAGGAGGTAAATTCTTGTCTGCGTCTGAAACAGAAactggagcagccagagcaaAGGGTTCCTCTGGATCAGTCGGTACAGCCAAGGCATGATGACCCCTAAGCCTAACACTGCTGTCATCATGTGGAAAAACATGGAGGAGATCCACGTGCCCGAATCCATGAATGTGAAGAGCACGGTGAAAAAAAGACCAAGGAGAACAACTCCGACAACTGCTACCAGGAGGAAGAAGTCAATGGGGTCCCCTCTGCCCTCGATTACATTCAGCGAGCGCTTAATGAGCTGATTGAGAACAAAACTGACACCTCCAAGAACCAGCAGCGCTTCCCCGGGAGTAAAACACCGAGGCAACAGGTACAGCAAGATCATGCTGAGGTAGACGAAAATGAGCAGCACTTCCAGAACCTCTATCACCTCCGAGACAGTCAAGGAGTGCTTCATGGTGTAGATAATTATGCTGCCAGCAACCCCAGTCAGGACGCACGCGTTGGTGGGCACGGGTTTGGTGATGCCAGCCGCCAGGACGGACAGGAAGAGCGCCAGCAGCATCCCCGTGGAAGCCACCACGACGCCGAGGCGCTCGAAGTAGACGATGCCGGCGGCCCTGCACCTCTCCCTCATCACCACCCCCAGCAGGGGCATGACCATGCTGGCGGGCAGCAGCCCGCTGTTGGCAGCGCCCCGGAACTGGAAGacggccccgccgcgctgcAGCAGCCGGTCCCAGTGGCGCTGCCCGCACCAGGCctgcagcgccagcgccagcgcGCACCACGAGAAGCGGTCCCAGGCCGCGGCGTGCACCCACAGCGCCGCGCCCAGCACCAGCAGCGCCTCCACCAGCACGGCCCGGCAGGGCATGGCGCCAGCCCAGCCCGCAGGATCTCAGCAGGGGTGTGCTCCGGTGTCCGCTAGGGAGAATTCGCTTCCATGCTACTGCAGTTCctgtttaaaacaaacaaaacagcaagCAATTGTTGCCATCTTGTTGGAGAAGTTCCATACGTTTTTGGTCATTTCTCATGGCAGCTCCTcgcagcactgactccttcacagcgcagccaacaaactccagcTCTCCTCTCAATCAGCTAACTCACTCTTTTATAGCACTCAGCTGTgaagccatgatattttatgaaaaatcctcctctaggatttttcctgtcctgaggagctgagagcctcaggaaagaaatgtaaacaataactgtctgctgctgtggaatacAACAAATGCATCTTCCATTaatccatgtggattgttttcaattagtgaccaatcacagccacctatgccaaggctgtgagcagtcacaggattttgttatgcactctattctattctattctattctattctattcttgttctgtgtagccttctgatcttcctctctctctgttcttttagcatagttttaatgtagtgttttaatataatatataacataataaatcaaccttctgaagaaaatggagtcaagcctggTGTCCTCACACTTGGGGCATTCACCTCAAGACAGCTGTGGCCTGTGAagggcaggcctgttcctaGTCTTTGGTAATCAgtacagctgcagctgctcaggggtGGGATTACCTTCTGCACTAGCTTTATTTTCTTACCTTCTACCCCCCCACAAGCAATTAAAGCAACTACTTGGACAGCTGGAGTGTTTGCACAGCTATTTGGTTCTTGATTTAAACTGACAGTTATGTGCCAATTGCTAATGCCAACACAcagatgaattaaaaaaaaaaccgaACAGTGAGGTGAGTGAATCCTGCACTTCACCTTCTCTGAGTGAAGGCTCAGTGCCAGCTGCCCTGCAAACCAAACTTTCCTTTAAACTTTTGGACTGGAAGATAAGATTGAGACAATCAGCAACAGGCACATTTCCCTGTTAGGTTAAATCTCATCTTATCTCCTTCAAAGAATTGTGGGCATTGACAACATTGTGCAATTCTCACCAGCATTTTTTGCTTTCTGGCACCCTTGATTTCCCTATGGATCTATAATTTGATAATCAGCCATATGTAAATATCTGCTGCTATAATGTCACCTCTTCTGGGGTCTCTGAAGGTCTCAGATTCTTTATTTCTTGTTGGAAATATTATGGCTGATCCAGCTGTGAAACACAGCCTTACTTTATCCTTTCTGGCCCACCCTTAGCAGCAAAGTCTTACTAAATTCTGCTCCCCAAGTCTCACTGCCAATATCTacagcagctccctcctggAAGGCCAGAAGTTTGTTTAAGGTTCTCTTATTTaaggttttcttttgggttttcAGCCAGTGTTGAAAGGTGACACCAGATTACAAAGCTGACAAAGTAACAGCAGTATTACTGAGGAACTATTACAGTTTGTGCTGTCAGACTTCCTTAGACAGCGTGTCTGcagtgtttatttatttattattatttatgacTTTGTACTGAAAACTTAATTATTGACAGATTGCTTTTTGGCATCCTCCTTCATATAGCCTGAAATACTTGATTGCCACACATCTGCATTACATGCACTGTTGCTACACAGCTCCTTCAGGCCAAATGTAATCTTCTGGCATTGCAATCAATTTTTAAACAGGAGAAGAATTAATCACACAGTCAATAAAACAGAACTGGTCTGGACAATGCCTCCAACTGACCTCCAGCCAGTAACAGTTTCTGGGTTGTACTCCCTGCTGTTTCTGAGCactgtggggagggggaagcTAAGTGAGAAGCAGAGTAAATGCCACCTGCCAACCAAAGACCGAGCCCTGCTGCTCGGTCTGGCAGCCTTAActgcactgcagctctgctgtcaaTGCATTCACTTCCCTGCCAGGCAGAGTTTCACCCTGCCCGAGCCCTGTGGTGCAGCAGCTCCGAATGTTCACACCTGACCATCTGCAACGCCATGTATTTCACTGCTCAGTGATTTCGTTTTCTCGTGCCTGCGCAATCCCCTCCTCCGCACCCGAGGCTCCGGAGCCCCGCCGCTCTCATCCCCACCGGACCCCGCACCGCGCGGTTCAAGCCGGACCGAGCGTTGTCTGCTCCGCATCCcggctgctcagggcagggaagCTTCCCACTGGCGTGCTGCCAAACACGCGGCAGCCTCGCCTCGCTGCAGCCCCCGCCTGCCCCCTCTCTTCCCCGAGCCCCCGCAGCGCTGTGCACGCCCCTCAGCCCGccggctgccctgtgcccctcagCCGCGACACCCACGGGCCAGCCTCCGCTGCTGGGAAGGCCGTCGGCCCGCGGGCGGTGCCGGGGGCGGTGCCGGCGGCTCCCGGTGCCCGCGGAGCCCCAGCGCACCCACCTCGCAGGACGCCGCCATCTTGCCGCGCCGCCTGTCACATGACCCAGCTGTGAGGGCGTGTCGGGAGGGGGCGTGGCTTGTGCGGCACCACGTGACACCGGCGTGGTGGAGGGAGGCAGCCCCCGGGTCACGTGACGACGGAGCGAAGATGGCGGCGGGCGGGCTGAGCGCGAggtgcggggccggggccgctcgGGCGGCGTGGGGGGGGGAACGCGGGGGCAGCGTGGGGGAGAGCCCCGGCTCTCGCTGCGGGCGGACCCCGCTCCGCGGGACCGGGGGCCGAGAGAGgccggcggggagcggggcgcagcgcggggccgggcaggtTTTAACTGCGGCGGAGCGCGCGCCGggctggccccgcccccgcctCGCGCGCGCGGCGAGGCCCCGCCCCCCCCGGGCTGGGgcccctcagggacccccagggacccccagggaccccgGCTCCCGGAGCGGAGCGGGCAGCGGTGGTCCCGGCTTTGTGGTTGTTTATTCCCGTGGTACgggatgggagctgggcagcgctccgcggccgccgctgctttggcggggccggggctcggTCCGCGCTCCCTTCGCGGGTGCCCGGCGGCGCTCGGCTCTTCCCTGAGGCGAGGGGCGCGCCGGGGCCGGCTGCGCCTCCCGCGCGGCTCCCGCGGGCCTGCAGTCAAAATACACGCGTGGAAATGTGTCACGGAAGCGATTTAATGAATCCCGCATCGAGTGATCATCTTAGTTCGGTGGTTTCGTTTCTCTAGAGCACGTTTTTTGTAATTTATTAcaacttttttttgttctggAGATTCCCTGGTGTCTGATTTTTATTAAATGACAGCACTGTTACTTGTGGTCGTATACAGAGAGCTTTCCTTCCTTAGCTGTCTTGGAGCCTTATTAATGAGAGGACAGCAAACCACGGTGTTTTATTCACAGGGGAGATTGTGAAGGAGTGGAAAGTAGGTGGGTTTGTGTTGCTAGGCTGGGGCCCAGATTTGACAATAACTGGAAGAAAACGTGTGCAAGACAAATGACAGCACTGATCTGACATGATCACTGAACCTGGGATTCACTGAATTGCTTCTTTCACACTGCTGTTCAGTTCTTGGTGAATATCTGGGCCTTTGGGTGCTCGGTTCATGGCAGAGAAGTGCACCCAGCCATCGAGGAATGAGCAGGGAGAAATTCTGCTGGTGGGTGTGCTGGAAATAACAGGTGTTGTCATTAAGTGTCACCACATGGCAGAAGTCACAGATGACTTTCACTGCCACAGTGAGTTATTTTAATAATGTTATTCTAAAAATAAGGCAATGAGCGTTCTTGTGTAGACAGTCTTTGTGTGGGGAGTTGGGGTGTTTAAATCCTCATTTGTAATGTGTTGCTAGCAAATCATAGTTTATCTAAGTGAAATACTCTTTTTGGCAAATATCTTTTCTCTGGGCTGTTGTGGGGAGATTCTTTGAATGCATGTGCCAGGGTCAGGGTCTGATCTGTAAATTCTTACAGTGCGGGTTGGCTTTTCTGCAGAGTTCTCATGGAGAGATGAGAAGCTGAGTGTAAATGTTCTGGTGCCTGTGTAAAGAGTTTTTCTGGTGCAGTTTTTCACTTCATACAGTTTTATGCTCTGCTTAGAGTGGAGGATGAAACTGATGGAAAAATTTGTTTGAAGGAGAGCGTTGAATGTAACAGCAGAATACTGCTTTatgctttcattttcttcttagGAGCCCGCAGTGTTCAGATAGCAAAATCAAACTGAGCTGGTAACCTGATATCAGTGTGAAGCTTTGATGTGAATTCACAGGTCTTGCTGTGTCAGTTGCCACCCTCTCTGGGTTTTTCCTTGGTTTTTGTAGGACATCTGAAGCTCATTAGCTAAAAGCTAATGTTCCTTAAATCATTTTTCTCGCATGGCAGGTCATTTTCTGCAAGTTAATTGCAGGTTTGAAAAGTGAAAGCTAAATGGAAGCCTGGAATAACATGAATCATTAAAATACTCTCCACCTTTTCCTTGTgtttgcaggagcagcagagaattATGGACAATTCTGCTGGGCAGATCAGCTTTAAGAGAACCAGTAAGTTcattccctgcagagcaggtttgGCCATCACTTACTGGGCCCCATGGCCAAACACATCATTTGTACATCTCTTTGAATATTAGTGAAGatattttctgctgctcttccttCTTTGTCACTGTGATTTTTGTTCCCATACCTCTGCCACTTGTTTATTCTTCCCTGCTTGTTTACAGCTGCATGAACTGCCTGGGAGGGTGTATGGAAAAGGTGGTTCCTTCTCTGGGGTGGGCacaagtgctgctgcctggattGCCCTGGGGTGTTCATGTGTGGTACAGCTCCTGTCTTATTTTGGGGGCTGGAGCCTGTGCTTTCAAGAATTAGCCCAGAGGTTGGGAATCCAAATGTTTCTAAACCCAGTCCATTGCCTCCCTTCTCCCCACCCTCCCTAGGAATGGGCAGTGCAGCTCACTGCCCTGATCATTTCTGCATCTGGAATCACTCTGAGCCACAGACACCTGGCTTGTGTTGTTCCTGCCTCTTTGTGGTGGTGCAGTTTCTTTGCTTTGCTGAAGTTTAACAGTTCTAATATTTGGTAATGCACTTTGAGGAGTCTGTTCAGTGGTGTTTGCTTCTGCTTTAGGCCCAGATTGCTGCAGAGTTGAACAAGAACTGGCAGAGGCTGTTAGAGGGACTGTCATACTACAAACCACCAAGGTACAGTCACTGCCTGATTTTAGAAATGAATCTCTAATGTGGAGTTTCCTAGTAAGTAAAGAAAGGTTGCAGAATACTGTATGAAATATTGAAAGGTCTCTGAGGAAAAAACAAATGTTCAGTTTAAACTGATAAAGTGGAAAACTTTGAAGTTAtgtctgtttaattttttccttgagattgctgtgttt is a genomic window of Passer domesticus isolate bPasDom1 chromosome 18, bPasDom1.hap1, whole genome shotgun sequence containing:
- the DOLK gene encoding dolichol kinase; its protein translation is MPCRAVLVEALLVLGAALWVHAAAWDRFSWCALALALQAWCGQRHWDRLLQRGGAVFQFRGAANSGLLPASMVMPLLGVVMRERCRAAGIVYFERLGVVVASTGMLLALFLSVLAAGITKPVPTNACVLTGVAGSIIIYTMKHSLTVSEVIEVLEVLLIFVYLSMILLYLLPRCFTPGEALLVLGGVSFVLNQLIKRSLNVIEGRGDPIDFFLLVAVVGVVLLGLFFTVLFTFMDSGTWISSMFFHMMTAVLGLGVIMPWLYRLIQRNPLLWLLQFLFQTQTRIYLLVYWTFLAASACGVVFYQNAKRSSESKKHQASTVTRKYFHFIVVATYVPGLIYDRQLLYVAAVLCLAVFIFLEYVRYFRIKPFGQTLRHLLSLFLDERDSGPLILTHIYLLLGMSLPVWLFPRPCAPKGTLPGAGALAPYSGVLAVGVGDTIASVFGSTLGEIKWPGTKKTFEGTMSAIFAQIIAVALILIFDSSVNLNSSYAWILASVSLVSLLEAYTTQIDNLLLPLYLQIMLMA